A single genomic interval of Novosphingobium ginsenosidimutans harbors:
- a CDS encoding NRAMP family divalent metal transporter yields the protein MSDQARRSPLDVLGPGLVTGAADDDPSGVGTYSQVGAQFGYGMGWTLVFGFPLLAAIQAICARIGATTGRGIAQNLRRHYSPALLRVVVILLLVANVINLGADLGAMGAAVALLIPGPVLAYTVGFGVVSVLLEVFLSYNSYARVLKWATLSLFAYVGVVLVANVPLGEAARGLLVPQFSFDRDHAMALVAIFGTTISPYLFFWQAGQEVEEQHRRHTKPLHISPRDAGPELRRIRLDTLVGMGFSHLVALCIVIATAATLHANGVREIESAAQAAEALRPIAGNLAFALFAVGIIGTGLLAVPVLAGSAAYAVSETFGWTEGLNRKPKEAKAFYGVIVLATAGGIALNFIGIDPMKALYWAAVVNGLLAPPLMTVTMFIATNPKVMGKLVLSRRLKAVGWLATAVMWVIAAVFLLV from the coding sequence GTGAGCGACCAGGCCCGGCGCTCCCCGCTCGACGTGCTGGGGCCAGGGCTGGTTACGGGCGCGGCGGATGACGATCCCTCGGGCGTCGGCACTTACAGCCAGGTCGGCGCGCAGTTCGGCTATGGCATGGGCTGGACGCTAGTCTTCGGCTTTCCGCTCCTCGCCGCGATCCAGGCGATCTGCGCGCGGATCGGCGCGACGACTGGACGCGGCATCGCCCAGAACCTGCGGCGGCACTATTCGCCCGCCTTGCTGCGCGTGGTGGTGATCCTGCTGCTGGTGGCCAATGTCATCAACCTCGGCGCGGACCTTGGCGCGATGGGCGCGGCGGTCGCGCTGCTGATCCCCGGGCCGGTGCTGGCCTATACCGTCGGTTTCGGGGTGGTCAGCGTGCTGCTGGAAGTGTTCCTGAGCTACAACAGCTACGCCCGCGTGCTGAAGTGGGCCACGCTGTCACTGTTTGCCTATGTCGGCGTGGTGCTGGTGGCCAATGTGCCACTGGGTGAGGCTGCGCGCGGCCTGCTGGTGCCGCAATTCAGCTTCGATCGCGATCACGCGATGGCCCTGGTGGCGATCTTCGGGACCACGATCAGCCCCTACCTGTTCTTCTGGCAGGCCGGGCAGGAGGTGGAGGAACAGCACCGCCGCCACACCAAGCCGCTCCACATCAGCCCGCGGGATGCCGGGCCGGAACTGCGCCGGATCCGGCTCGATACGCTGGTCGGCATGGGCTTCTCGCACCTGGTCGCGCTGTGCATCGTGATCGCCACCGCGGCGACGCTGCACGCCAATGGCGTGCGCGAGATCGAAAGCGCGGCCCAGGCGGCCGAGGCGCTGCGCCCGATTGCCGGAAATCTGGCCTTCGCGCTGTTTGCGGTCGGGATCATCGGCACCGGCCTGCTGGCCGTGCCGGTCCTGGCCGGGAGCGCTGCCTATGCGGTGAGCGAAACCTTCGGCTGGACTGAAGGTTTGAACCGCAAGCCCAAGGAAGCAAAGGCTTTCTACGGCGTGATCGTGTTGGCAACAGCGGGCGGGATCGCGCTCAATTTCATCGGCATCGATCCGATGAAGGCGCTCTACTGGGCGGCCGTGGTCAACGGCCTGCTCGCTCCGCCGCTGATGACCGTCACCATGTTCATCGCGACCAATCCCAAGGTCATGGGCAAGCTGGTGCTGTCGCGGCGGTTGAAGGCCGTGGGCTGGCTGGCGACCGCCGTGATGTGGGTAATCGCCGCAGTCTTCCTGCTGGTCTAA
- a CDS encoding lysophospholipid acyltransferase family protein: MILLRNFLFYMAFYLGSPAYVLLAAAQYALGMDRAFRLTVERWSRFHAAIARNLLGIKLVVEGEIPKGPILIAMKHQSFYEAIYVPGFFDRPVVFAKAELMRIPVWGKVGQRYGLIAVQRDQGASALRKMLSAARAYSAEGRPLVIFPEGTRVPFGQRGELQAGFAGLYKLLGLPVVPVAANSGPLYHRWLKQSGTVTYRIGETIPPGLPREEIEARVQDAINALNGPAA; encoded by the coding sequence ATGATCCTGCTGCGCAACTTCCTTTTCTACATGGCCTTCTATCTGGGCAGCCCGGCCTATGTGCTGCTGGCTGCGGCACAGTATGCCTTGGGGATGGACCGGGCCTTCCGACTGACGGTGGAGCGCTGGTCGCGCTTTCATGCGGCGATCGCGCGGAACCTGTTGGGCATCAAACTGGTAGTAGAGGGTGAGATCCCCAAGGGCCCAATCCTGATCGCGATGAAACACCAGTCATTCTACGAGGCGATCTACGTCCCCGGCTTCTTTGATCGCCCGGTGGTTTTCGCCAAGGCGGAACTGATGCGCATTCCGGTCTGGGGCAAGGTCGGCCAGCGCTATGGCCTGATCGCGGTCCAGCGTGACCAGGGTGCTTCGGCGCTGCGCAAGATGCTGAGCGCGGCGCGCGCCTATAGCGCTGAGGGCCGGCCGCTGGTGATCTTCCCGGAAGGCACCCGTGTGCCCTTTGGCCAGCGCGGCGAGTTGCAGGCCGGGTTTGCCGGGCTTTACAAGCTGCTTGGCCTGCCTGTCGTGCCGGTCGCGGCCAACAGCGGGCCGCTTTACCACCGCTGGCTCAAGCAGTCCGGGACAGTGACTTACCGGATCGGCGAAACGATTCCGCCGGGCCTCCCGCGCGAGGAAATCGAGGCGCGGGTCCAGGATGCGATCAACGCCCTGAACGGCCCCGCCGCGTGA
- a CDS encoding YdcF family protein, protein MARTLGRFFGFIVLIWALGFVLFAVNLPQPAGEERTDGVVVLTGGAGRIERGLEAVKRGWSRRLLVSGVDRSVKPYEFAIEYRVRPARMACCVTLGYQAMDTQSNALETAEWLRRQRVESVRLVTSDWHMRRARLELDRLAPPGVTIVADAVPTRPSLSTLFREYNKYLARSLAAALRPQ, encoded by the coding sequence ATGGCTCGCACGCTTGGCCGGTTCTTCGGTTTCATTGTTCTGATCTGGGCGCTGGGCTTTGTGCTGTTCGCCGTAAATCTGCCGCAACCGGCGGGTGAGGAGCGCACCGATGGCGTGGTCGTGCTGACGGGCGGGGCCGGGCGAATTGAGCGCGGACTTGAAGCGGTCAAGCGCGGCTGGTCGCGGCGGCTCCTGGTCTCGGGCGTGGATCGCAGCGTCAAGCCATACGAGTTTGCGATCGAGTATCGCGTGCGCCCCGCGCGGATGGCTTGCTGTGTTACGCTGGGATATCAGGCGATGGACACCCAGTCGAATGCGCTGGAAACCGCCGAATGGCTAAGGCGTCAGCGGGTTGAGAGCGTGCGCCTGGTGACCAGTGACTGGCATATGCGCCGCGCCCGGTTGGAACTGGACCGGTTGGCCCCGCCTGGCGTCACCATTGTTGCCGATGCCGTGCCGACGCGCCCGAGCCTGTCGACCCTGTTTCGCGAATACAACAAGTATCTGGCGCGCAGCCTTGCTGCTGCGCTACGGCCGCAGTGA
- a CDS encoding cell division protein FtsX, protein MAIKLPPVPGSSLMRGLRSLSGLNDTELVPQSRLAGPMPWVIAIMVALTVIAAAAGLAASNVARNAADTLAGGVTVQIVEADPTARLRQAEAAAKRLNAVPGIDAATVVSQEEVEQLIEPWLGGLVIEGQEIPVPAIVDVRLREEVTGEKLGSLRRLLREVTPNARVDAQSTWLRPVFGAIDSLRLLALALVGLLAAALAAVVLLAVRNALGTNRETIEIVHLLGGTDQQIARLFQRSVGFDAAGGGAIGLGLGLVAVLLLGQQFAGLDAGLVNGGALGWVDWLLLALVPVGGVGLAMLTARWTVLRALRRML, encoded by the coding sequence ATGGCGATCAAACTTCCCCCGGTACCGGGCAGTTCGCTGATGCGCGGATTGCGGTCGCTCTCGGGCCTCAACGATACCGAGCTGGTTCCGCAGTCACGCCTGGCCGGGCCGATGCCCTGGGTGATCGCGATCATGGTCGCGCTGACGGTCATCGCCGCTGCTGCTGGTCTTGCCGCCAGCAATGTTGCGCGCAATGCCGCCGATACCTTGGCTGGCGGGGTGACAGTCCAGATCGTCGAAGCGGATCCCACGGCGCGGTTGCGCCAGGCCGAAGCTGCTGCAAAGCGGCTTAACGCCGTGCCGGGGATCGATGCGGCAACCGTGGTCAGCCAGGAAGAGGTTGAGCAGTTGATCGAGCCATGGCTTGGCGGGCTGGTGATCGAGGGACAGGAAATCCCTGTCCCGGCGATCGTCGACGTGCGGCTGCGCGAAGAGGTGACGGGCGAAAAGCTTGGTTCGCTGCGGCGCCTGCTGCGCGAAGTGACACCCAATGCGCGCGTGGATGCCCAGTCGACCTGGCTGCGGCCGGTCTTTGGCGCGATCGATTCGCTACGGCTGCTGGCCCTGGCCCTCGTCGGCCTGCTGGCAGCGGCGCTGGCGGCGGTGGTGCTGCTGGCGGTGCGCAATGCGCTTGGCACCAATCGCGAGACGATCGAGATCGTCCATCTGCTGGGCGGCACCGATCAACAGATCGCGCGACTGTTCCAGCGTTCGGTTGGCTTCGATGCGGCTGGAGGCGGGGCAATCGGCCTGGGGCTTGGCCTGGTGGCCGTGCTGCTGCTGGGACAGCAGTTTGCCGGGCTCGACGCCGGATTGGTCAATGGCGGTGCGCTGGGCTGGGTTGATTGGCTGCTGCTGGCGCTGGTCCCGGTCGGCGGGGTGGGTCTCGCCATGTTGACCGCGCGCTGGACCGTGCTGCGCGCGCTGCGGCGGATGCTTTGA
- the ftsE gene encoding cell division ATP-binding protein FtsE, which produces MTTAGPGEIVHFDNVGLRYGTDREVLSDVSFTLFPGSFYFLTGASGAGKTSLLKLLYLAQRPSRGMIRMFGTDAITLPRDRLPGFRRRLGVVFQNFRLVEHLSAYDNVALPLRVAGVAERELTKPVTDMLEWVGLADRMQARPAQLSGGEQQRVAIARAVIGRPELLVADEPTGNVDPDMAVKLLRLFEALNRLGTTVVVATHDVHLLKKVPDSLIMRLDKGRLSDPTGALRYPPRPRSMQG; this is translated from the coding sequence ATGACCACAGCCGGCCCCGGGGAGATCGTGCATTTCGACAATGTCGGGCTGCGCTATGGCACCGATCGCGAGGTGCTGAGCGATGTTTCGTTCACGCTTTTCCCGGGCAGCTTCTATTTCCTGACCGGGGCGAGTGGTGCCGGCAAGACCTCGCTGCTCAAGCTGCTCTATCTCGCCCAGCGCCCGTCGCGCGGGATGATCCGGATGTTCGGCACCGATGCGATCACCCTGCCGCGCGATCGCCTGCCGGGCTTCCGCCGCCGGTTGGGCGTGGTGTTCCAGAACTTCCGGCTGGTCGAGCATCTCTCGGCCTATGACAACGTTGCGCTGCCCTTGCGGGTGGCCGGGGTAGCCGAGCGCGAGCTGACGAAGCCCGTCACCGACATGCTTGAATGGGTTGGCCTGGCTGACCGGATGCAGGCCCGCCCGGCCCAGCTTTCGGGCGGAGAGCAGCAACGCGTGGCGATCGCCCGGGCCGTGATCGGCCGACCCGAACTGCTGGTCGCCGACGAGCCGACCGGTAACGTCGATCCTGACATGGCGGTCAAACTGCTGCGGTTGTTCGAAGCACTCAACCGGCTGGGAACGACCGTGGTTGTCGCGACCCACGATGTCCACCTGCTCAAGAAGGTGCCGGATTCGCTGATTATGCGGCTCGACAAGGGGCGGCTGTCCGATCCAACCGGTGCGCTGCGCTATCCGCCGCGCCCGCGGTCGATGCAGGGCTGA
- a CDS encoding MJ0042-type zinc finger domain-containing protein, whose product MQRSFTVLALAPLRHTMLNGGTMIIACPACATRYVVPDSAIGVDGRTVRCAKCKHNWFQEGPQIAPPPAPAPVPPPPPTPEPEAAEPPKAEAEAAPPTSGWNWSEPAEPAAEPADAASKPESEAPTEPEPQPAPEPEQEPAPASHRLDAAPPVDEVPVPPVYSEPIYQSPYGDYDEASQFDHQPLLAPRRNPARMWMMAAVLFAAISIGAVGATAWYGLPDWMPFAKPVFAKEQPGLKLEFPPRQQDRYQLPNGTWYFGANGTVTNTSQSPRSVPGILIVLREKGGRIVYSAEVRSPKRVLAPGESADIREALVPVPKSGVRAEFGWKPN is encoded by the coding sequence ATGCAGCGCAGCTTCACCGTCCTTGCGCTTGCTCCCTTGCGGCACACCATGCTTAACGGTGGCACGATGATCATCGCGTGCCCCGCCTGTGCCACCCGTTATGTCGTGCCCGACAGTGCGATCGGCGTCGACGGGCGGACCGTGCGCTGTGCCAAGTGCAAGCACAACTGGTTCCAGGAAGGCCCGCAGATCGCGCCGCCACCCGCGCCGGCACCAGTGCCACCGCCGCCGCCAACGCCCGAGCCGGAAGCTGCTGAGCCGCCCAAGGCCGAAGCCGAAGCCGCGCCGCCCACTTCGGGCTGGAACTGGTCGGAACCGGCGGAACCGGCAGCCGAACCGGCCGATGCTGCTTCAAAGCCTGAGTCCGAAGCACCGACTGAGCCCGAACCGCAGCCGGCACCTGAACCGGAACAGGAACCTGCTCCGGCCAGCCACCGGCTGGATGCCGCACCGCCGGTAGACGAGGTTCCCGTCCCGCCGGTCTATTCCGAACCGATCTATCAAAGTCCCTATGGCGACTATGACGAGGCTTCGCAGTTCGACCACCAGCCGCTGCTGGCACCGCGGCGCAATCCGGCCCGGATGTGGATGATGGCCGCCGTGCTGTTCGCCGCGATCTCGATCGGGGCAGTCGGCGCAACGGCCTGGTACGGCCTGCCGGACTGGATGCCCTTCGCCAAGCCGGTTTTCGCCAAAGAGCAGCCGGGGCTGAAGCTGGAATTTCCGCCGCGCCAGCAGGACCGCTATCAACTGCCCAACGGCACCTGGTATTTCGGCGCCAACGGCACGGTCACCAACACCTCGCAAAGCCCGCGTTCGGTGCCGGGGATCCTGATCGTGCTGCGCGAAAAAGGCGGGCGGATCGTCTATAGCGCCGAAGTCCGCTCACCCAAGCGCGTCCTGGCGCCAGGTGAAAGCGCCGACATTCGCGAGGCCCTGGTACCGGTACCCAAGTCCGGCGTGCGGGCTGAATTCGGCTGGAAGCCAAACTAG
- a CDS encoding 23S rRNA (adenine(2030)-N(6))-methyltransferase RlmJ — protein MNYRHSFHAGNSADVVKHSLLIALVRALQHKQSALTLIDTHAGCGLYDLAGEEAGRTGEAAQGVLRAFADPNPLLGEYRAAVEAVNDGDTGGAAPRLYPGSPRILAQLLRPQDFLILNEKHPQDVDTLRSAMRGTSAAVHARDAYEFWLAMLPTRSPRGVVVVDPPYEQTDERARITATLAAAHRKWAHGVTVIWYPLKDRATQSRWKQQLRRLGIPKFLCVEHWLYDSDQPGSYNGAGLFIVNPPYAFSQALPPLLEALRAALAPEGHRGEITADWLND, from the coding sequence GTGAATTATCGCCATTCTTTCCATGCCGGCAACAGCGCCGATGTCGTGAAGCACAGCCTGCTGATCGCACTCGTGCGGGCCTTGCAGCACAAGCAGAGCGCATTGACCCTGATCGATACCCATGCCGGCTGCGGGCTGTACGATCTTGCTGGCGAGGAGGCAGGCCGCACCGGCGAGGCCGCACAGGGCGTGCTGCGGGCCTTTGCCGATCCGAACCCCTTGCTGGGCGAATACCGTGCCGCCGTAGAGGCGGTGAATGACGGAGATACCGGGGGAGCAGCACCGCGCCTCTACCCCGGCTCGCCGCGGATTCTGGCGCAGCTTCTGCGCCCGCAGGACTTCCTGATTCTGAATGAAAAGCATCCTCAGGATGTCGATACTCTGCGCAGCGCAATGCGCGGCACATCTGCCGCCGTGCATGCGCGCGACGCTTACGAATTCTGGCTGGCGATGCTGCCGACCCGATCCCCTCGCGGTGTGGTTGTGGTTGACCCGCCGTACGAGCAGACGGACGAACGCGCTCGCATCACGGCCACGCTCGCCGCGGCACACCGCAAATGGGCACATGGCGTGACGGTGATCTGGTATCCGCTGAAAGACCGCGCCACGCAATCGCGGTGGAAGCAGCAGCTGCGCCGGCTCGGAATCCCCAAGTTCCTGTGCGTGGAACATTGGCTTTACGACAGCGATCAGCCGGGCAGCTATAACGGCGCCGGTCTCTTTATCGTGAACCCGCCCTACGCCTTTTCGCAGGCGCTGCCGCCGCTGTTGGAAGCCCTGCGCGCCGCGCTGGCGCCCGAGGGGCACCGGGGCGAGATCACGGCGGATTGGCTGAACGACTAA
- a CDS encoding potassium transporter Kup, translating to MSHSTSARVRAANQAPSPQPQKDSFPVLMLGAIGVVFGDIGTSPLYAMKESFIGPHPLAVDRVHIFGVLSLVFWSLMLIVTVKYVFVAMRADNRGEGGSFALLALISSHLDDRRKALLMVLGVAAAALFYGDAMLTPAISVLSAVEGLTIVEARLEPLVLPIAVLILLGLFFIQSRGTAKVGALFGPIVLVYFGTLATLGVVNIAARPEILAIFNPVWALEFFQKDPRLAFLAMGSVFLAVTGAETLYADMGHFGRKAIGASWLVLVFPCLMLNYMGQGALLLANPAAVENPFYLMAPDWARLPLIILATLATIIASQAVISGAFSVTHQAIQLGFLPRFKILHTSEKSAGQIYMPAINWGLLVMVLVLVLGFQESTRLASAYGISVVGTMLITTAMLAFLLFKVWRWKPWAAAATIGLFALVDVSFFLSNIAKIADGGWVPLLVAGVIFTVLTTWAKGRSVLRHHLLADAIPLEVFVKSTAASVHRVKGTSVFLSAAREGVPAALLHNLKHNQVLHENVVLLTVAVEETPRVEAEKRLEMRSVGHGFTRVILHYGFTEEIDIPRDLAPISQHGIGLEPMRTSYFLGRQKLIAAKEVAGMALWREHLFAWLLKVSESAMDYYRLPANRVVELGSQLRI from the coding sequence ATGTCACACAGCACTTCGGCCCGCGTTCGCGCAGCTAACCAAGCCCCCTCACCCCAGCCGCAGAAGGACAGCTTTCCCGTTCTCATGCTCGGCGCCATCGGCGTCGTATTCGGCGATATTGGCACCTCCCCGCTTTACGCGATGAAGGAAAGTTTCATCGGCCCGCACCCGCTGGCTGTCGATCGGGTGCATATCTTTGGCGTGCTCAGCCTCGTGTTCTGGTCACTGATGCTGATCGTTACGGTCAAATATGTCTTCGTCGCCATGCGGGCCGACAACCGGGGTGAGGGCGGCTCCTTCGCGCTGCTGGCACTGATCTCGAGCCACCTCGATGACCGGCGCAAGGCGTTGCTCATGGTACTGGGCGTGGCTGCTGCCGCCCTGTTTTATGGCGACGCCATGCTGACCCCGGCAATCTCGGTGCTCTCCGCTGTCGAGGGGCTGACTATCGTCGAGGCGCGGCTTGAGCCTTTGGTCTTGCCGATTGCCGTGCTGATCCTGCTGGGACTGTTTTTCATCCAGTCCCGCGGCACGGCAAAGGTGGGCGCGCTGTTCGGTCCTATTGTGCTGGTCTATTTCGGGACGCTCGCCACGCTTGGCGTGGTCAATATTGCTGCGCGGCCGGAAATCCTGGCCATCTTCAACCCAGTATGGGCGCTTGAATTCTTCCAGAAGGATCCCCGCCTCGCCTTCCTCGCGATGGGATCCGTTTTCCTTGCCGTAACGGGTGCGGAGACGCTCTATGCCGACATGGGCCATTTCGGCCGCAAGGCAATCGGGGCGAGTTGGCTAGTCCTGGTTTTCCCTTGCCTGATGCTCAACTACATGGGCCAGGGGGCGCTGCTGCTTGCCAATCCGGCGGCGGTGGAGAACCCGTTCTATCTGATGGCCCCTGATTGGGCACGCCTGCCGCTGATCATCCTTGCGACCTTGGCAACGATCATCGCCAGTCAGGCAGTGATCTCAGGCGCTTTCTCGGTCACGCACCAGGCGATCCAGCTTGGGTTTCTGCCGCGCTTCAAGATCCTCCACACCAGTGAGAAATCCGCTGGGCAGATCTACATGCCTGCTATCAATTGGGGCCTGTTGGTCATGGTGCTTGTGCTGGTGCTGGGCTTCCAGGAATCCACACGGCTGGCCTCGGCCTATGGCATCTCGGTGGTCGGCACCATGCTGATAACCACGGCCATGCTTGCTTTCCTGCTGTTCAAGGTATGGCGCTGGAAGCCGTGGGCAGCGGCAGCAACGATTGGGCTGTTTGCCCTCGTGGACGTATCGTTCTTCCTGTCCAACATCGCCAAGATCGCCGACGGCGGTTGGGTGCCCTTGCTGGTCGCGGGCGTTATCTTCACTGTGCTGACGACCTGGGCCAAGGGGCGAAGTGTGCTTCGCCATCACTTGCTAGCCGATGCCATACCGCTTGAGGTTTTCGTCAAGTCCACCGCTGCCTCGGTCCACCGGGTCAAGGGCACCTCGGTGTTCCTTTCTGCCGCAAGGGAGGGCGTTCCTGCAGCGCTGCTGCACAACCTCAAGCATAACCAGGTCCTGCATGAAAATGTCGTGCTGTTGACCGTGGCGGTAGAGGAAACTCCGCGAGTTGAGGCGGAAAAGCGGTTGGAGATGCGCAGCGTGGGCCACGGCTTCACGCGGGTGATCCTGCACTATGGCTTTACCGAGGAAATTGACATTCCGCGTGACTTGGCACCCATCAGCCAACACGGCATCGGTCTCGAGCCCATGCGGACCAGCTATTTCCTTGGGCGGCAAAAGCTGATCGCCGCAAAAGAAGTGGCCGGCATGGCATTGTGGCGCGAACACCTGTTCGCCTGGCTGCTCAAGGTTTCGGAGTCGGCGATGGATTACTACCGCCTGCCCGCCAACCGTGTTGTCGAGCTTGGTAGCCAACTTAGGATCTAG
- a CDS encoding DUF4118 domain-containing protein, with the protein MRDAPTVVSDLDRSIGMKLAAYCGALLLVVLSTAFGLYLASRWGNSPVVMLYLLPVLGAAIYGGLGPGLVAAVASALAYNYWFTEPLHTFEIHAAADVVTVVVLFLVAVVCSQLASSVRRQAQLASQHAARNAMIAGFARRLLSARSETQVAEASALRLAELFDCHVVVLGQNDDGELLAQSSAEAALSPSDLAAASFTLQSGERSGRGEKRAPQADWQFHVVTADGQVVAVVGLARTDGTPPVRDDGLLLFESLTDQMALALDRARLDGEARESAALRLRDKIRSALLTSIGDDVKPSLKAIQGAVRALRREGSANKALVTQLDAEVTRVERHIDNLVDVGPAEQYEAIELGELSIDLHRRKVLRGGEAVRLTPKEFAVLAELAKHTGRVLTHTQLLRAVWGPAQQDHVDYLRVAVGALRKKLECDPARPKLILNEPGVGYRLVAQSPAKSPTG; encoded by the coding sequence ATGAGAGACGCCCCAACCGTCGTGTCGGACCTCGACCGCTCAATCGGCATGAAGCTCGCTGCATATTGCGGCGCCTTGTTGCTTGTCGTTCTTTCGACTGCTTTCGGGCTCTACCTCGCCTCCCGCTGGGGGAATTCGCCGGTAGTGATGCTGTACCTGCTGCCCGTGCTGGGGGCGGCGATTTACGGCGGGCTAGGCCCGGGGCTGGTCGCGGCGGTGGCCTCAGCGCTGGCCTATAATTACTGGTTCACCGAGCCCCTGCATACGTTCGAGATTCATGCTGCGGCCGATGTGGTGACCGTGGTCGTGTTGTTCCTTGTCGCCGTGGTCTGTAGCCAGCTGGCGTCATCGGTCCGGCGGCAGGCGCAACTGGCTTCCCAGCATGCGGCGCGCAATGCCATGATTGCTGGCTTCGCCCGCCGCCTGCTTTCCGCGCGCAGTGAGACGCAGGTTGCCGAAGCGAGCGCACTTCGGCTCGCAGAATTGTTTGATTGCCATGTCGTCGTGCTGGGTCAGAATGACGATGGTGAGCTGCTCGCGCAGTCGTCAGCTGAAGCGGCGCTCAGCCCAAGTGATCTCGCTGCGGCATCGTTTACGCTCCAGTCGGGCGAGCGCTCCGGACGCGGGGAAAAGCGCGCACCGCAGGCCGACTGGCAGTTCCACGTCGTCACGGCGGACGGCCAGGTTGTCGCTGTGGTCGGTCTCGCGCGAACCGATGGCACTCCGCCCGTGCGCGATGATGGACTGCTCTTGTTTGAAAGCTTGACTGACCAGATGGCCCTCGCGCTCGACCGCGCGCGGCTTGATGGCGAGGCGCGCGAGAGTGCGGCATTACGCCTGCGCGACAAGATCCGCTCTGCGCTCCTCACCTCGATCGGCGATGATGTGAAGCCCAGTCTGAAGGCGATCCAAGGCGCCGTCCGTGCGCTGCGCCGCGAAGGCAGCGCCAACAAGGCGCTGGTAACGCAACTTGATGCCGAGGTTACCCGGGTCGAACGGCATATCGACAACCTCGTCGATGTCGGTCCGGCCGAGCAGTATGAGGCGATTGAACTTGGCGAGCTCTCAATCGATCTGCACCGCCGCAAGGTTTTGCGAGGCGGCGAAGCGGTGCGCCTGACGCCGAAGGAGTTCGCTGTCCTTGCCGAGCTTGCCAAGCACACAGGCCGCGTGCTGACCCACACCCAGCTTCTTCGCGCCGTCTGGGGACCGGCGCAGCAGGACCATGTCGACTACCTGCGCGTTGCGGTGGGAGCCCTGCGCAAGAAGCTGGAATGTGATCCAGCCCGGCCAAAGCTTATCCTCAACGAACCTGGTGTTGGCTACCGCCTGGTCGCGCAGAGCCCGGCGAAATCGCCAACCGGATGA